The following are encoded together in the Xanthobacter autotrophicus Py2 genome:
- a CDS encoding Hydantoinase/oxoprolinase (PFAM: Hydantoinase/oxoprolinase~KEGG: pna:Pnap_1163 5-oxoprolinase (ATP-hydrolyzing)) encodes MQTIHSGPVSGIGASEHLAMLTGLGNVVATDMGGTSYDIGIVVDGGVKHYDFNPVIDRWLVSVPMVHLVTLGAGGGSIASYDRMYKTVKCGPESAGSDPGPACYDRGGMRPTVTDADLLLGYLDPANYAGGSIPLNPRRARAAIEDTLCDELDCSVIEAALLIREKVDDNMANGLFTELRARGYDPKDFTMLAYGGNGPLHCCGIAQNLNIDRILAPPLSSVFSAVGAGNMHQLHIHEQSLYMVLYDSNTRALFDDYDRFNAIVADLKERGTQDLLRQGVPPADIRHNLELDMRYGNQLVQTTAVIEKHAVDGPADVLAIISQFSADYGKRFGEGSQAPEAGIRINTIRIAAYVQHETVQFEDIKPVPESERKAPPPPAASRVCHFVGQDGPLETPVWSRADIGPGVQIEGPAIIASEVTTFLVNPGWSFVAAKQGASWFLRAKIPATTH; translated from the coding sequence TTGCAGACCATTCATTCCGGCCCGGTCTCCGGCATTGGCGCCTCCGAGCACCTGGCCATGCTCACCGGGCTCGGCAACGTGGTGGCCACCGACATGGGCGGCACCAGCTACGACATCGGCATCGTGGTGGACGGCGGCGTGAAGCATTACGACTTCAATCCGGTGATCGATCGCTGGCTGGTCTCGGTGCCCATGGTGCACCTGGTGACGCTGGGCGCCGGCGGCGGCTCCATCGCCTCCTACGACCGCATGTACAAGACCGTGAAGTGCGGCCCGGAGAGCGCCGGGTCCGACCCCGGCCCGGCCTGCTACGACCGGGGCGGCATGCGGCCCACCGTGACCGACGCCGACCTTTTGCTCGGCTATCTCGACCCGGCGAACTATGCGGGCGGCTCCATCCCGCTCAACCCGCGCCGGGCCAGGGCGGCCATCGAGGACACCCTGTGCGACGAGCTTGACTGCTCGGTGATCGAGGCGGCGCTGCTGATCCGCGAGAAGGTGGACGACAACATGGCCAACGGCCTGTTCACCGAGCTGCGCGCCCGGGGCTACGACCCCAAGGACTTCACCATGCTCGCCTACGGCGGCAACGGCCCGCTGCACTGCTGCGGCATCGCCCAGAACCTCAACATCGACCGTATTCTGGCGCCGCCGCTCTCCTCGGTGTTCTCCGCGGTGGGCGCCGGTAACATGCACCAGCTCCATATCCATGAGCAGTCGCTCTACATGGTGCTCTACGACAGCAACACCCGCGCCCTGTTCGACGACTATGACCGCTTCAACGCCATCGTCGCCGACCTGAAGGAGCGCGGCACCCAGGACCTGCTGCGCCAGGGCGTTCCGCCCGCAGACATCCGCCACAACCTCGAACTGGACATGCGCTACGGCAACCAGCTGGTGCAGACCACGGCGGTGATCGAGAAGCACGCGGTGGACGGTCCGGCGGACGTGCTCGCCATCATCTCCCAGTTCTCGGCGGACTACGGCAAGCGCTTCGGCGAGGGCTCGCAGGCGCCGGAGGCGGGCATCCGCATCAACACCATCCGCATCGCCGCCTATGTCCAGCACGAGACCGTGCAGTTCGAGGACATCAAGCCGGTACCCGAGAGCGAGCGCAAGGCGCCGCCGCCACCCGCGGCGAGCCGTGTGTGCCACTTCGTGGGCCAGGACGGCCCGCTGGAGACGCCGGTGTGGAGCCGCGCCGATATCGGTCCCGGTGTCCAGATCGAGGGCCCGGCCATCATCGCATCGGAGGTGACCACCTTCCTGGTCAATCCTGGCTGGAGCTTCGTGGCGGCAAAGCAGGGGGCCTCCTGGTTCCTGCGCGCCAAGATCCCCGCCACCACGCACTGA